In a genomic window of Tissierella sp. Yu-01:
- a CDS encoding FliA/WhiG family RNA polymerase sigma factor, whose translation MSYAYNDRDNLIIKYLPLVKKVVSRIDVKDHILDNDDLVSIGVIGLMDAMDKYDSNKNVPFEAYATLRIRGTVIDEMRKSGKVSRDKIDKLNQYYHAKEELENRLMRTPNELEICEKMGINDKQLFKIHETVHYLANYSLESALFTQDGDDFTLMDVLRDDSEDLPLDKIIKDERRHILIKAIDKLKDREKTILNLYYVEELSLKEIAYILDISIPRVSQIHGKVLIKLKDIIQKLMGEDDV comes from the coding sequence ATGTCATATGCTTACAATGATAGAGATAATTTGATAATTAAATATTTGCCTTTGGTCAAAAAGGTTGTAAGTCGTATTGATGTCAAGGATCATATTCTAGACAATGATGACTTAGTAAGCATTGGAGTAATTGGACTAATGGATGCAATGGATAAATATGATTCCAATAAAAATGTTCCATTTGAAGCATATGCTACCCTTAGAATCAGAGGTACAGTTATTGATGAAATGAGAAAATCAGGAAAGGTTTCTAGGGACAAAATAGACAAGCTTAATCAATACTATCATGCTAAGGAAGAACTTGAAAACAGATTGATGAGAACGCCTAATGAATTAGAAATATGTGAAAAAATGGGCATCAATGATAAACAGTTATTTAAAATTCATGAAACAGTACATTATTTAGCAAATTATTCCTTAGAGTCTGCCTTATTTACTCAGGATGGGGATGACTTTACTCTGATGGATGTTCTGAGGGACGATTCGGAAGATCTGCCTTTAGATAAGATAATTAAGGATGAGAGAAGACATATACTAATAAAGGCTATTGATAAGTTAAAGGATAGAGAGAAGACCATATTAAACCTATATTATGTAGAGGAACTTTCTTTAAAGGAAATAGCATATATTCTGGATATATCCATTCCACGTGTATCACAAATTCATGGAAAGGTATTAATAAAGCTTAAAGATATTATTCAGAAGTTAATGGGTGAAGACGATGTATAA